From Pirellulaceae bacterium:
TTTGCACCCTGTATGCTGGCCGGTGCTGAACTCCACAAAAACTTAGATCGGCAGTCGGCTGAGAAGTTCATCAATTCTGTCGAGAAGTAACAAGGTTGCGATTGTGTCCGAATTTGAGCCCGTTTTGTTGGCAAATGTCGACAAAGAGAACAGCCACACCCGCGATGTTTATGAACAGTCGGGGGGCTATCAGACGCTGCGTAAAGCGTTCGACATGGGGCGTCCCGAGGTCGTGGAAGCCGTCAAGGATAGTTCGCTGCGTGGGCGGGGTGGGGCCGGTTTTCCCTGTGGATTGAAATGGACGTTCTTGCCGAAAGATCATCCGGGCCCAATTTACTTTTGTTTGAATGCGGATGAGAGCGAACCTGGCACGTTCAATAATCGCATTCTGATGGAAGAGGATCCCCATCAGGTTTTGGAAGGGCTGATCATCAGTTGCTTCGCGACTCGAGCAACGACTGCTTACATTTATCTCCGGTACGAGTACCCGCTCTGTTACGATCGTCTTCAGGCGGCGATCGATGAGTGTTACTCGGCTGGCTATCTTGGCCAAAATATTTTGGGCAGCGGCTACGATTTGGATGTGTTCTTGCATCGTGGTGCAGCGGCTTACATTTGTGGAGAAGAAACGGGGCTGATCGAGAGTTTAGAAGGCAAACGGGCTTGGCCGCGAATCAAACCGCCGTTCCCGGCTGTGGAGGGCGTTTTTCACAAGCCAACGGTGGTGAACAATGTCGAAACGGCAGCTTGTGTTCGACACATTATCGATCGGGGTGCCGATTGGTTTAAGTCGATCGGGATTCCCCCCGACCCCAGCAATCCGCGAGACCCCGGAAGTTTCGGCCCTAAGCTGTACTGCCTGAGTGGTCATGTGGAAAGACCTGGCTGTTACGAAGCGCCCCTTGGGATCACCGCTCAAGAGCTGATCGATCGCCACGGTGGCGGTGTTTGGAAGGGTCGGAAAGCGAAAGCGGTCATTCCCGGCGGAATCAGTATGGGTATTCTCGGGCCGGACGAGCTTGATTGTCCGTTGGATTTCGCTGGGCCGGGCAAATATGGATGTCTCGGTTTGGGAACTGCCGCCGTTGTCGTCATGGACGATTCCGTATCGATGGTTGACTTTCTGCACAACAGCGCTCGATTTTTCGCTCATGAA
This genomic window contains:
- the nuoF gene encoding NADH-quinone oxidoreductase subunit NuoF; its protein translation is MSEFEPVLLANVDKENSHTRDVYEQSGGYQTLRKAFDMGRPEVVEAVKDSSLRGRGGAGFPCGLKWTFLPKDHPGPIYFCLNADESEPGTFNNRILMEEDPHQVLEGLIISCFATRATTAYIYLRYEYPLCYDRLQAAIDECYSAGYLGQNILGSGYDLDVFLHRGAAAYICGEETGLIESLEGKRAWPRIKPPFPAVEGVFHKPTVVNNVETAACVRHIIDRGADWFKSIGIPPDPSNPRDPGSFGPKLYCLSGHVERPGCYEAPLGITAQELIDRHGGGVWKGRKAKAVIPGGISMGILGPDELDCPLDFAGPGKYGCLGLGTAAVVVMDDSVSMVDFLHNSARFFAHESCGQCTPCREGTSWALKMLERIRAGRGRLKDLELLLEIGDSIGIMPGTTICGLADGAAWPLKNAIRKFRDEFEEYIKRTNPSGFARTEPVPALDLGIAH